CGTGGTTGTCCACTACCAGATGACGTTGTGTTTCTTGTAGACGTAAAgatttacaatgaaattttttggctttttattttttattgttttcaatttggtTAAACAGTAATATCCTTAACTTTTCATAAATGTAGCATCTCATGGTATCAAACGTTACAActtaaaatgaaatgtctTAATCCTATAACCATATTCAATACATAATCCATTCAATTTCACCATTCGTAAATTAGCATTTTACTTATACAAAAGCCACTCCATTGGTAATAAATTGGTCTACATCATTAACTTAAAGTTTCAGCTCGAGTGGCACATCTAgcttgaaaattgtttttaattatttacgaATAAGTTCTGACTAACAGGCTAACTCACTATTACTTAATTTGGCATTTATCCAGTTAGTTCTATCAAGCCGGACAATATTTCTAATACATTTTGGCACCTCTATATTGGCACATTTACATTTCTTATAGTATAACAAGTAAACTAGAGACGCGCGTGGTCTGAactaattcttcttttttcatcTATAAAACacttatcaaaaaatatcgcAAATATATTGCTGATGTTGCGGTAGGAAAGTTAGCTTacaattaaatgtttaatttaaaatgatcATTTCATCAAACTGTACACATAGttaatgacaacaaaatttttacaacTAATAGACGTATATGCATGCTTACTGGAGCGAGCTATAcaacagattttcaaatttactttccTAACTTCATCGCATATATGTCCACCAATGgttaggaaaaacgtttttcctaacATAAATGCTAAAGGGATtttttcttcctgtagtaccaaaaccgtcacattcactcaccaaatttagtaccgaaagagcaacattctcccctactattttctctcaattttcattcccgcttatgtcattttcgatcctatctttattctttcccaaatgtgtcaagttgttgtatgtacgcgaatgtaatgtttttagtgttttgtgacaatgcattcataaggattgctttcagcattcatacggactgctttcggcattcattcAAATGTCTTTCAGCATTCCTacagattgcttatttttcgacatttgtgagaatacatgcacacggaacggacttctttaggcattcatacggattactttcggcattaatatggaatgcttttgcaccggtatgttgttcagttttgttgttatgttttgttcggaatgtgactttggtactccaggaagaaaaatagtatacaaaccacggatcaaaaaggtgtgttttagaccacggtggtgaaaacgtccttagtctccgctccgcttcgcgtcgctccacctgggtctaaaacacacctttttgatccttggtatgtaacatactattttaGTGAATTCGATTCagaactcgcctccggctcaTGCCGGAAACCTgtcatttgctaaaaaaaatgccatgcgttaggaaaataactattaattaCTACCATCAAAAAGAGTAAccaaacaattatttaaagaaaTCGATAAATACAAAGTGATAAATTAACAActttaatttcatattttgacTCGCCGTCCCCATCCAGAAACTCGTTTAACTCAAttaacagaaactcaattAAAATAGCGGTAAACTCGTCTCCGAGTGGGTTTTTGCTATTAAAATAGGCACATGCTATTCGCAGTCAACTGCCAATAGTCAATATattgatgctattcgcagtcaACTGCCAACAGTCAATATattgatgctattcgcagtcaACTGCCAACAGTCAATATTGATACTATTCGCAGTTGACTGCCAATAGTCAATATTATTATATGACGTAATGGTTAAGATATTAGTATTTTGTCTTGTGTGGTTGAATTCCTCGCCTTCGACTCGATCTGTAATTTCCCATTCGGCAAACGAAAACCGCCTAACGAAaaagtaatctactattgacTTCGTCTTTGTATTGGAACAGACAGGAATTGAAGTGGTGATTTTCTTTGCATTACCGTATAATAGCATCGTTTATGTAGTTGCTAGGACATTCTTATTTTGGTAATCAGAATTTTGTGTTCCAACGACGAAGTTAAAGACTATAATCCCAAAATAATAATGTTCACAACGTAAAACTACGTAAGCTATCTTATTCGCaccacgaaaatgaaaattaacgCAAAGATAATCAGATAATGAATAATTTCCACAGAGTGGTgcgagtaaatattttttctattctAGATATTAAATTTACTCGGAAATAACGGTAATACAGATTCCAACACCATCAGTGTTACTCTGAGAAGCATGTCTGAGAAGCATGGTCTAATCAAGCGCCTGTCACTTACATAAACAATAACGAACTAAACCTTATGTTCACTTGATTATGATGACGAAGATTTGGAAGTTATGTGTCGAGTCGAAGTCGTGGTACATaatccaaatcgtcaaaataaacatttatgaCAGATGtgcatacgctattttatctgccgagaacagatatatcgaggtAAACAAATTTGCCCTAGAGGGATAACATCGAGATTATCGTGCTAGGCagataaaacgttgtatactaCACTcaggaaataatttgatattttctgtCACGATGAGTAAACTCGGGCTGAAGCACTCGGACTCTTTTActcgaaatatcaaattacttccctggtatagtaatgtactatttcaatCGAAAGTATTTTTGAAACAGACAGCAAACATATCAGCAGTGTAATGATTCAATCCACTTcatcttttgatatttttttcattgcaaagaactttttgtacttcattagtttgaaACTTGAATTTTGCCATTATAAGACCGTATCAGACAGTGTactttgcttatttttgttgtcactGTCGGCAACAGATGACAAGCTGTCTAGTCTGTGGAAGAGCTACTCTGGCTAAAGAATAGGTCGGCCAAAACTGCTACTTTAAGGATTAAAAAAGAGTAAGGACGAGAGATAGTAAGAGAGTATGCATCCGAAAAAAAGGTGATGCGTAAGTAAGAATGAAAAACGTAAAAGTCTACCTATAGGCAAGCCATTGATCTTAGACTTCTAACGTTAATTTGAATCTCAAATATCAAATCTAAGTAAGTCTAAATTagcctgtcacatacggctgttcacctgttatcgataacgacgaccaaaataatgacaagctctgggtaatatggtccatTATAAgataaaatgcatgttaaaaaaattgaagtacaagatttgaaatcaacagattaaaaatactttgatctatggaagtaatagattcgataataataatactggtcatatgcttgctaagaggttAAAGTACGCATAATGTAAGTTATACTTACCTGGGAAAGCAAAATaaactcaaaattattttgaggATGAGtcggaattttctatttcttaACTTAATATGAATCATTGTCTGCCTACTAAATCAATCTCAAAATACTTGTTGTTGACCAATTTCCATCAGCCACTCTTAATTTAGCGGCTCTGCAATACATTTACATTGTTTtattctttgaattttctttcgtcTCAATTGTGGTATTAAAGACGGACACCGCAACGTTACCGTAATCCATGTCAATTTCTTTGGTTTGCAGAATGCACACGATCGAAACGCGGCTTCTGTTAAATCTTCCGGCTCCAGTTCATTTATCGAATTGTACAACCGTTTCAGCTGGGTCATTCGATTTCGTTTCGGACTTTTTGGAATGTAAAATGAGTTGCATTGACCGTAACAGAATCGGTTCATAATGTTCCGACTAAGGCATCCATCTTCGCGCACCCGTTGAATAAGTGGCTCCGTTTTGCACCaatcctttttcaaatattcctTTCGCGTAACAAACAAAGCATTTTTGCTGGATTTCAGCAACTTGTCACCCCGATACGATTGCAGGTCGGCTAAAATGTCAGTGTCGGGTAATGAGGACACGGATGGTGTGTACGGAATATATGTGTCGTTGTAGTGCATGAGCAGGGCATCCATGGGACGATTCGATGGTCGTCGATGGCTTAGATTGAAATCAATTGACACTTCGGGAGTTTGGTACATATCCGTACCGGTTGCGTCGACTGGATCTTCATCTAAATCATTTTGCAGTAGGGCCCGCTTTTCTTCGCGAGAAGCGTTCAGGCGTCGTTCAATGTGACGCGTGTTCATTATTTCCATAATTGAGTCCCCTTTCCGACGAGCACATAAAAATGGTGGAATAACTGTTGCGATGAGTAACAGTGTTGTGAGGCCGCTAATGACCGTCATCATCTGAAATgggaaaagtgtaagttttaaaattaagaaGACTTGCCTTTATAATTTAAGCAGTCAGTCCATTGCATATAAGACAACGTCTTTGAGCATCTTTGTACGGCCTCTAAAGTGATTCGGATCAAGTCCCatttagattttttatcaaagaAGTGGATCAATTTTCAGCCCTTTTTCCAGAGCACTTCGCAACCTGGGCATTGAAGATCCTCCATCTATTGAGCATGGCTACTTCCATCGGTTCTCAACAATACGACTAAAAAAAGTCATGAGTTCTGGGATATGTCTTATGTGTATAGTAAAACGTATgtaacaaacgaagtaaaagattttctatcaaactGTTGATACACCTTGTCTTGATCTAAGAAGAAAAAGGACTTGACAATCGCAATGGTGATATGCTTATGTACTCTCTCTTTGTCTTTGCCTATTGAATgtgcaaaattcattttacacGAAACAATTCTAGACTCTGTATGCCGAGACACATTAATAATAACTGGGGAAATGCGACCATATTTTGTGCTTAATCaggaaattatatttaattctAAATCAAAAGAGACATATCGTCTAATTCAACGCGTTGAtttaaacgaataaaaaaaacaagggAGGGAACACAATGTCATAAAACCAATTTGTGCAgcaaagagttttttttgttgttgctaaaTTGACCGCAACCATGCAATAGGTCTGGTAAGCACACCGTTTATTCAATAATCCATCATCAAATCATCATAATAACATAAATGATCAATCATCTCGAATCACACACATTATAACCCAGCTCACAGTAGAGACGCAGACACACAGGCAAatataaaatacgaaaaaaattaacatgAATTGATATGCcaatcatttattttgttatgtttgtttataaatGTCAGAACTTTACTCTAATAATGTCTAGGACCGAGTCATTTAAACGCTACTGTATACATATTATATGTATATACGCGCACTACGTGTGCCTGCTGAATCGCTTTGTTTactttaaatgaaaagtttttcccGAGATTCGTATCATTTCCATAGTACACACCATTCAAAGATGATCCGATTAAATATACCACTGAGGCGACTCAATCAATACCCGCACGAAGTCTGGTAAGTTTCGAATTAAAGAGATAAAAACTACTTGTGTTCGGTTGTGGAGAGGTTGGAAATGGTAGGTTATATTAAAGTTATTTTCATAGAGTTCGTAACAAagctaaaacatttttatcattcttgtcaaaagaaaatcgtcgAAGTGTATTTAACGTACACATACTGTGCTCTCCCAACTTAACAGACACACTAGTCTCGACACGTTGATACTATTGAACTAATATTTCATATTTCTGATTGAAACACTTATTCGTTGTATTTAAAATTCGCTCGAACGGCTCTCCAGTCTCCTTAGGACCTTCCCTGCGATGGATCCCGATTGTTCCTAACAATGAGGGTTAGATATTTTTACAAGTTATATTTAATCGAAGTAAAGTCGCCGAAACCTAAATAATATCAAGACAGCGGTCAGAACATGTAGtttttatcaataattttaaccatagcactgaaccaaaTACTTGAACAGATTGTTTTGAAGGAAAATCGATCTTCTTCTCATAACATAAAATTGCGACGCAGCAGCGTTATCCCAACCTTACAAACTTAATTTACatgagaaattttctttgcttCGTCGAGAAGGACCttcttgaaaattatattctcgtgcttggttcagtgctGTGTTTTAACTGTTCTGCCAagtgattttattgaaatgaaacatTTCGAGCTGAAAAACAACTTTCAAGAGCCTTAGACGTTTGTTGATAGAAACTGTATAATAATACAGTCAGCCTCCGTGACATTCTTTTCGGATGTCCGTTTCGGATACTTCTTTCAATTAACTTCGCAATTAACATGACCTTGCCCTAACCTAAGTTTGAAAAATCGCCTGACATAATCTCCTTTATATTGCTAATTGCCTTAATAGGTGTGATAGGATTTCAACGatcaatttctcaaaatagtgagATCGAGTTGATTTAACGCATTATCTGGAGAAGGTAGCTTCCCATTTGCGATTTGAATAACTAGAACTTCCATTTTCATTAAGTCAAATAACGAAAATTACTCCAGGATTGACTTTCGTCTCTCAGGTCGAATTTATCACAAGAAGCATCATTTCTATCATTTGTCCCATGGATAGGTAATGTGTGATAGTAACATGCAACTAActttatatcgaaaaataattaCGTGCTTCTAAagtgtaaaaacaaaatcaatagaCGCTTGACTTCCTAGAATTCGTCTAGAAAATGGaacgaaaacaacaacaaaaatcgtcTCAACATTATAATCCCGAATTGATATTCATGGACATGTCCTTTCGTAATTTTTACATTCTCCACTTCGTCATTCTTATGattctttttcgaaattaCACTTAAAAATGACTCTGTCGATACATTTGTGGGAAAATCACGTcctttaaattcttgtctccGTTTTTATTGTACAAAAGAATGCGGTTATGCATTTTATGTGGTGTAACGTTGTCTTTCGGTTGTAATAAGACTCACAACGTAATgagaaaattctttggaatGATTTTTGCgagaatttcgatttttatgtattttgaattaattcgAACAGTTGGATTATTATGAGATCAATGAGCCATGGCACTTCCAATCACAGTCGTTAAGCATGTCTCCATCATAATTATCCAGATTGGTTCTTTCTCTAGTCTACATCTTGAGTCATTTTCttgaatctgttgaaaatatctTGTATCAAATAACGAAGCAGAttcgataaattttctaattctgTCCGTCTGAGAAAGGTTCAAAATTTCTGAACAGCAATTTGCCTTGAATGAGACTGGTTACTCATGGTAATGGTCGAGTTGCTTGATGATTTATCAAGTTTATATCCGATAGATTTTCGTTAATAATGTTTGGAACTTCGTCTAATTGTCAGAATGAATGTCTAGTCTTAGCCACACTACTTTTACTTTAAACTCAATCCCTCTATCCCTCAATCCAATATtttactacttcatttgttaaaacaaaaatcttgcAACAAAAGACGAAATCGATTATAGCTTATCGCTTACttattttgtcgtcgttgacgataacagatgccgaaaatatttataatgaaattgtttgttcATTGTTCGAATAGAAATCAGTCTTCTCATTGGTGAAGTTTAAAAATAAGATTCAAAGAATCGTATAAACAAAAAGGTGGAAGATTTCATTAGACATCTTCCGCCGTTATCTAAATACGAAAATGATGAGAAATTTATAAAGAACCGATCGACTTAACTTGtttttggccaagacattcttcaaatcgaaatttcaaCGTGATAGCACATTATGGCCAAACgaagaacatttttcataatttggcCAAGCAAATGAGTCACTAAGCCGAACGAttctttttgaatttcttgttttgcaaattattatattttctgcTCTTCCTCAGAATTAACAAGAAGTGTATGCAGTggtgaaggttttttttgtatagttAGTGGTTTGTCCCCCGTGCATCAAAAtctacactgacaaaaagagttgaaaatcttacccgCATCAGGTATTTCTGTCTTCAGGTAATCTAgaatagctgccacagctgtatttttttatgaggcgctacagctgtggcagctattcTAAATTACCTGCCAGGTAATATCtagagacaaagttacctgctgcaggtaagattttcaactcttttttgtcagtgtacaTGACCTATTATGGTGTACAACGTTGAAAATTAGGTAATTGAAAATATGTAACCTTTCACAATCATATCACATCAATTGCATACAGTCggagaaaaatagatttcaggattttaagagacatcatcgttttcatcgtttttctgtattctctcatttcgcatgttatttcaaattgcaattgagagaattagagaaatgattctatctctaaaaaaaacccaaaa
This region of Bradysia coprophila strain Holo2 chromosome IV, BU_Bcop_v1, whole genome shotgun sequence genomic DNA includes:
- the LOC119086009 gene encoding uncharacterized protein LOC119086009, which produces MMTVISGLTTLLLIATVIPPFLCARRKGDSIMEIMNTRHIERRLNASREEKRALLQNDLDEDPVDATGTDMYQTPEVSIDFNLSHRRPSNRPMDALLMHYNDTYIPYTPSVSSLPDTDILADLQSYRGDKLLKSSKNALFVTRKEYLKKDWCKTEPLIQRVREDGCLSRNIMNRFCYGQCNSFYIPKSPKRNRMTQLKRLYNSINELEPEDLTEAAFRSCAFCKPKKLTWITVTLRCPSLIPQLRRKKIQRIKQCKCIAEPLN